One stretch of Zingiber officinale cultivar Zhangliang chromosome 6B, Zo_v1.1, whole genome shotgun sequence DNA includes these proteins:
- the LOC121992240 gene encoding uncharacterized protein At4g15545-like isoform X1: MAREATDFHLPDELLAVIPVDPYDQLDLARRIASLAITSRVSHLEGEADRLRQMITDRDLVIEDLHGKIARLDRLVQVSDARLRDIDEENAKLSRERQMLTTTSKKMARELSKLEMFKSQLMDSLSGDRLPQQSDSVDIGMQKPPIARVSSWRDDDNISQVVANESAEIKETGESSQDDPSMHQFSITPYISPKLTPTTTPKGSSTNGTPIGFSTIRSSPIFLSGATSPTTSQYGEHGSMSPLYASSQQSSTASSPPHRQSLPGRTSRTDGKELFRQARLVSLTICFVYTTKNLLLLNLSVRFRIRLSYEQFAAFLANVKEFNAHRQSSKDTLAKADKIFGTENKDLYLTFQSLVNRARQ, from the exons ATGGCGCGGGAGGCGACGGACTTCCACCTCCCCGACGAACTGCTCGCGGTGATCCCTGTCGACCCCTACGACCAGCTCGACCTCGCGCGGCGGATCGCCTCCCTGGCCATCACCTCCCGCGTCTCCCACCTGGAAGGGGAGGCTGACCGTCTGCGTCAGATGATCACCGACCGTGATCTGGTTATCGAGGACCTCCACGGCAAGATCGCTCGCCTCGATCGCTTGGTCCAAGTGTCCGATGCTCGCCTCAGGGATATTGACGAAGAGAAC GCTAAGCTTTCTAGGGAACGGCAGATGCTGACTACGACCTCGAAGAAAATGGCCAGAGAATTATcgaag ttggaGATGTTCAAGAGTCAACTGATGGACTCATTAAGCGGCGACAGGTTACCT CAACAATCAGATTCTGTTGATATTGGAATGCAAAAACCGCCAATCGCTAGAGTATCTTCTTGGAGAG ATGATGATAATATTAGTCAAGTGGTTGCAAATGAATCAGCTGAAATAAAAGAAACAGGAGAGTCCAGTCAAGATG ATCCTAGTATGCATCAGTTCTCAATCACACCATACATCTCGCCAAAGCTGACCCCTACCACCACACCAAAAGGTTCTTCAACTAATGGTACTCCTATAGGATTCTCAACTATCAGATCATCACCTATATTCTTGTCTGGAGCAACATCACCAACAACATCTCAATACGGAGAGCATGGTTCTATGTCGCCTTTGTATGCTTCCAGTCAGCAATCTTCTACAGCCAGTTCTCCTCCTCATAGGCAATCATTGCCAG GACGTACTTCTCGTACGGACGGAAAGGAACTCTTCCGTCAAGCAAGGTTAGTTTCTTTGACCATTTGCTTTGTGTACACTACCAAGAACCTACTTCTGCTCAATTTGTCCGTCCGATTCAGGATCCGCCTCTCATATGAGCAATTTGCTGCATTTTTGGCCAATGTCAAGGAGTTCAATGCTCATAGACAGTCAAGCAAG GATACTTTGGCAAAGGCTGACAAGATTTTCGGTACAGAGAACAAAGATCTCTATCTCACCTTCCAGAGTTTGGTAAATCGTGCCAGACAATAG
- the LOC121992241 gene encoding peptidyl-prolyl cis-trans isomerase FKBP17-1, chloroplastic-like isoform X3 yields MATALSLTPSSSSNPQFHRKTLTNRIPHPTTRRSLFSSSALLLSSAPLFAILPSSATPPSPPPVPASATPTFFELPGSGGVRALDLREGYGEIPVDGDQVSIHYYGRLAAKQGWRFDSTYDHKDEMGDPVPFLFVLGSGKVISGIEAAVKSMKVGGIRRVIIPPSQGYQNMSQEPIPPDVCVKALSLQFMHLSKLHCR; encoded by the exons atggcgACGGCCTTGTCACTGACGCCGTCTTCCTCCTCCAATCCCCAATTTCATCGCAAAACCCTAACCAACAGAATTCCGCACCCGACGACGAGGAGGTCGCTGTTCTCCTCCTCCGCCCTGCTCCTCTCTTCCGCTCCCCTCTTCGCTATCCTTCCTTCCTCTGCGACTCCGCCGTCGCCCCCTCCGGTTCCTGCTTCGGCGACCCCGACCTTCTTCGAGCTCCCTGGGTCCGGCGGAGTGAGGGCCCTGGACCTTCGTGAAGGTTACGGTGAAATCCCTGTCGATGGAGATCAG GTATCAATCCATTACTATGGAAGGTTGGCAGCAAAACAGGGATGGCGCTTTGACTCGACCTATGACCACAAGGATGAGATGGGTGACCCTGTTCCCTTTCTATTTGTTCTTGGATCTGGAAAG GTGATCTCAGGCATTGAAGCGGCCGTGAAGTCAATGAAAGTTGGAGGTATTCGACGCGTAATTATACCACCATCGCAAGGGTACCAGAACATGTCCCAGGAACCAATACCCCCTGATGTATGTGTTAAAGCACTTAGTTTGCAATTCATGCATCTTTCAAAATTGCATTGTAGATGA
- the LOC121992240 gene encoding uncharacterized protein At4g15545-like isoform X2 translates to MAREATDFHLPDELLAVIPVDPYDQLDLARRIASLAITSRVSHLEGEADRLRQMITDRDLVIEDLHGKIARLDRLVQVSDARLRDIDEENAKLSRERQMLTTTSKKMARELSKLEMFKSQLMDSLSGDRLPQQSDSVDIGMQKPPIARVSSWRDDDNISQVVANESAEIKETGESSQDDPSMHQFSITPYISPKLTPTTTPKGSSTNGTPIGFSTIRSSPIFLSGATSPTTSQYGEHGSMSPLYASSQQSSTASSPPHRQSLPGRTSRTDGKELFRQARIRLSYEQFAAFLANVKEFNAHRQSSKDTLAKADKIFGTENKDLYLTFQSLVNRARQ, encoded by the exons ATGGCGCGGGAGGCGACGGACTTCCACCTCCCCGACGAACTGCTCGCGGTGATCCCTGTCGACCCCTACGACCAGCTCGACCTCGCGCGGCGGATCGCCTCCCTGGCCATCACCTCCCGCGTCTCCCACCTGGAAGGGGAGGCTGACCGTCTGCGTCAGATGATCACCGACCGTGATCTGGTTATCGAGGACCTCCACGGCAAGATCGCTCGCCTCGATCGCTTGGTCCAAGTGTCCGATGCTCGCCTCAGGGATATTGACGAAGAGAAC GCTAAGCTTTCTAGGGAACGGCAGATGCTGACTACGACCTCGAAGAAAATGGCCAGAGAATTATcgaag ttggaGATGTTCAAGAGTCAACTGATGGACTCATTAAGCGGCGACAGGTTACCT CAACAATCAGATTCTGTTGATATTGGAATGCAAAAACCGCCAATCGCTAGAGTATCTTCTTGGAGAG ATGATGATAATATTAGTCAAGTGGTTGCAAATGAATCAGCTGAAATAAAAGAAACAGGAGAGTCCAGTCAAGATG ATCCTAGTATGCATCAGTTCTCAATCACACCATACATCTCGCCAAAGCTGACCCCTACCACCACACCAAAAGGTTCTTCAACTAATGGTACTCCTATAGGATTCTCAACTATCAGATCATCACCTATATTCTTGTCTGGAGCAACATCACCAACAACATCTCAATACGGAGAGCATGGTTCTATGTCGCCTTTGTATGCTTCCAGTCAGCAATCTTCTACAGCCAGTTCTCCTCCTCATAGGCAATCATTGCCAG GACGTACTTCTCGTACGGACGGAAAGGAACTCTTCCGTCAAGCAAG GATCCGCCTCTCATATGAGCAATTTGCTGCATTTTTGGCCAATGTCAAGGAGTTCAATGCTCATAGACAGTCAAGCAAG GATACTTTGGCAAAGGCTGACAAGATTTTCGGTACAGAGAACAAAGATCTCTATCTCACCTTCCAGAGTTTGGTAAATCGTGCCAGACAATAG
- the LOC121992241 gene encoding peptidyl-prolyl cis-trans isomerase FKBP17-1, chloroplastic-like isoform X4 encodes MATALSLTPSSSSNPQFHRKTLTNRIPHPTTRRSLFSSSALLLSSAPLFAILPSSATPPSPPPVPASATPTFFELPGSGGVRALDLREGYGEIPVDGDQVSIHYYGRLAAKQGWRFDSTYDHKDEMGDPVPFLFVLGSGKVISGIEAAVKSMKVGGIRRVIIPPSQGYQNMSQEPIPPDRHSGYPWPKVL; translated from the exons atggcgACGGCCTTGTCACTGACGCCGTCTTCCTCCTCCAATCCCCAATTTCATCGCAAAACCCTAACCAACAGAATTCCGCACCCGACGACGAGGAGGTCGCTGTTCTCCTCCTCCGCCCTGCTCCTCTCTTCCGCTCCCCTCTTCGCTATCCTTCCTTCCTCTGCGACTCCGCCGTCGCCCCCTCCGGTTCCTGCTTCGGCGACCCCGACCTTCTTCGAGCTCCCTGGGTCCGGCGGAGTGAGGGCCCTGGACCTTCGTGAAGGTTACGGTGAAATCCCTGTCGATGGAGATCAG GTATCAATCCATTACTATGGAAGGTTGGCAGCAAAACAGGGATGGCGCTTTGACTCGACCTATGACCACAAGGATGAGATGGGTGACCCTGTTCCCTTTCTATTTGTTCTTGGATCTGGAAAG GTGATCTCAGGCATTGAAGCGGCCGTGAAGTCAATGAAAGTTGGAGGTATTCGACGCGTAATTATACCACCATCGCAAGGGTACCAGAACATGTCCCAGGAACCAATACCCCCTGAT AGGCATAGCGGATATCCATGGCCTAAAG TTCTTTGA
- the LOC121992241 gene encoding peptidyl-prolyl cis-trans isomerase FKBP17-1, chloroplastic-like isoform X1, producing MATALSLTPSSSSNPQFHRKTLTNRIPHPTTRRSLFSSSALLLSSAPLFAILPSSATPPSPPPVPASATPTFFELPGSGGVRALDLREGYGEIPVDGDQVSIHYYGRLAAKQGWRFDSTYDHKDEMGDPVPFLFVLGSGKVISGIEAAVKSMKVGGIRRVIIPPSQGYQNMSQEPIPPDFFDRQRLFTTIFNPTRLANGEGSTLGTLIFDIELVSARHP from the exons atggcgACGGCCTTGTCACTGACGCCGTCTTCCTCCTCCAATCCCCAATTTCATCGCAAAACCCTAACCAACAGAATTCCGCACCCGACGACGAGGAGGTCGCTGTTCTCCTCCTCCGCCCTGCTCCTCTCTTCCGCTCCCCTCTTCGCTATCCTTCCTTCCTCTGCGACTCCGCCGTCGCCCCCTCCGGTTCCTGCTTCGGCGACCCCGACCTTCTTCGAGCTCCCTGGGTCCGGCGGAGTGAGGGCCCTGGACCTTCGTGAAGGTTACGGTGAAATCCCTGTCGATGGAGATCAG GTATCAATCCATTACTATGGAAGGTTGGCAGCAAAACAGGGATGGCGCTTTGACTCGACCTATGACCACAAGGATGAGATGGGTGACCCTGTTCCCTTTCTATTTGTTCTTGGATCTGGAAAG GTGATCTCAGGCATTGAAGCGGCCGTGAAGTCAATGAAAGTTGGAGGTATTCGACGCGTAATTATACCACCATCGCAAGGGTACCAGAACATGTCCCAGGAACCAATACCCCCTGAT TTCTTTGATCGGCAGAGGTTGTTTACTACCATTTTCAACCCTACTCGGCTTGCTAATGGAGAAGGTTCAACTCTTGGCACGCTTATATTTGACATTGAACTTGTTAGTGCCAGGCATCCATGA
- the LOC121992241 gene encoding peptidyl-prolyl cis-trans isomerase FKBP17-1, chloroplastic-like isoform X2 — MATALSLTPSSSSNPQFHRKTLTNRIPHPTTRRSLFSSSALLLSSAPLFAILPSSATPPSPPPVPASATPTFFELPGSGGVRALDLREGYGEIPVDGDQVSIHYYGRLAAKQGWRFDSTYDHKDEMGDPVPFLFVLGSGKVISGIEAAVKSMKVGGIRRVIIPPSQGYQNMSQEPIPPDRHSGYPWPKGNISVQSFMHPHPSLSELFSTKV; from the exons atggcgACGGCCTTGTCACTGACGCCGTCTTCCTCCTCCAATCCCCAATTTCATCGCAAAACCCTAACCAACAGAATTCCGCACCCGACGACGAGGAGGTCGCTGTTCTCCTCCTCCGCCCTGCTCCTCTCTTCCGCTCCCCTCTTCGCTATCCTTCCTTCCTCTGCGACTCCGCCGTCGCCCCCTCCGGTTCCTGCTTCGGCGACCCCGACCTTCTTCGAGCTCCCTGGGTCCGGCGGAGTGAGGGCCCTGGACCTTCGTGAAGGTTACGGTGAAATCCCTGTCGATGGAGATCAG GTATCAATCCATTACTATGGAAGGTTGGCAGCAAAACAGGGATGGCGCTTTGACTCGACCTATGACCACAAGGATGAGATGGGTGACCCTGTTCCCTTTCTATTTGTTCTTGGATCTGGAAAG GTGATCTCAGGCATTGAAGCGGCCGTGAAGTCAATGAAAGTTGGAGGTATTCGACGCGTAATTATACCACCATCGCAAGGGTACCAGAACATGTCCCAGGAACCAATACCCCCTGAT AGGCATAGCGGATATCCATGGCCTAAAGGTAACATTAGTGTTCAGAGTTTTATGCATCCACATCCTAGTTTAAGTGAATTGTTTTCAACCAAAGTTTGA